The Desulfobacterales bacterium genome has a window encoding:
- a CDS encoding BadF/BadG/BcrA/BcrD ATPase family protein, with product PMSLTAEAPAVISSLCTVFAESEVISLISKGARRQDIIAGIHTAIAARVVAMAGRIGLTPPVMMTGGVAKNIGVVKAIEAKIGSPVAVSPKAQLTGAIGAALIAAKN from the coding sequence CCCGATGTCGCTCACCGCCGAAGCCCCTGCCGTCATCAGCAGCCTGTGCACCGTGTTTGCCGAATCCGAGGTCATCTCGCTGATTTCAAAAGGCGCCCGGCGACAGGATATCATCGCCGGAATCCACACGGCCATTGCGGCAAGGGTCGTTGCCATGGCCGGCCGCATCGGACTCACGCCGCCGGTCATGATGACCGGCGGTGTCGCTAAAAACATCGGCGTCGTCAAAGCCATTGAGGCCAAAATCGGCAGCCCTGTCGCCGTGTCGCCCAAAGCGCAACTGACCGGCGCCATCGGCGCGGCCCTGATTGCTGCAAAAAATTAA